A region from the Curtobacterium sp. MCBA15_012 genome encodes:
- a CDS encoding response regulator transcription factor yields MTISQPTAAPRLTRADGSPLRILVVDDEASLTDLLSMALRYEGWEVKSANGGQEALATAREFRPDAMVLDVMMPDLDGLQVLARLRQNDDDTPVLFLTAKDSVEDRVSGLTAGGDDYVTKPFSLEEVVARLRGLIRRSQISVSEAGDSRIVVGDLVLDEESYEVSRAGRPIELTATEFELLRFLMRNPRRVLSKAQILDRVWSYDFGGKSSVVEIYISYLRKKIDAGETPMIHTVRGVGYVIKPTS; encoded by the coding sequence GTGACCATCAGCCAGCCCACCGCAGCCCCGCGCCTCACCCGTGCCGACGGTTCCCCGTTGCGCATCCTCGTCGTCGACGACGAGGCCAGTCTCACCGACCTGCTCTCGATGGCGCTCCGGTACGAGGGCTGGGAGGTCAAGAGCGCGAACGGCGGGCAGGAGGCGCTGGCCACCGCGCGCGAGTTCCGGCCCGACGCGATGGTGCTCGACGTGATGATGCCCGACCTCGACGGCCTGCAGGTGCTCGCCCGGCTCCGGCAGAACGACGACGACACCCCGGTGCTGTTCCTCACCGCGAAGGACTCCGTCGAGGACCGCGTCTCCGGGCTCACCGCGGGCGGCGACGACTACGTCACGAAGCCGTTCTCGCTCGAGGAGGTCGTCGCGCGGCTCCGCGGGCTCATCCGCCGGTCGCAGATCTCGGTCTCCGAGGCCGGGGACTCCCGCATCGTCGTCGGGGACCTCGTGCTCGACGAGGAGTCCTACGAGGTGTCCCGGGCCGGCCGCCCGATCGAGCTGACGGCCACCGAGTTCGAGCTCCTCCGCTTCCTCATGCGCAACCCCCGCCGGGTGCTCAGCAAGGCGCAGATCCTGGACCGTGTGTGGTCGTACGACTTCGGCGGCAAGTCGAGCGTCGTCGAGATCTACATCTCCTACCTGCGCAAGAAGATCGACGCCGGCGAGACCCCGATGATCCACACCGTGCGCGGTGTCGGGTACGTCATCAAGCCGACCTCCTGA
- a CDS encoding acyl-CoA dehydrogenase, translated as MLRSPAWPPSAQDVDTDAVGRAVRAATAVAGPDGRPGAAPADRLAVVRALGATAPLLSAGTAGASFATLAAVAAADVQAARVLEPHLDALAILAQAGVAAPAGSSWGVFAAEAPGLRLGATASSADRNVPPGPSPAVPSGTAVVLDGTKPWCSLASSLSHALVTAHLGDERVLVAVDLRQGGVTVHDEAWVARGMPDVPSGPVDLDGVAAQTVGAPGWYLRRPGFAWGGIGVAACWWGGTVGLARVLRDLARARPESELLQAALGATVLDLEDAEDAVATAAARIDAVVAGGAPGAEPDWPLLAQTVRSRVRRAADRVRERVVRTIGPGPLAQDPAVAARVADLELYVLQDHGDRDLARVGRIVLERGGVAW; from the coding sequence GTGCTGCGATCCCCCGCCTGGCCCCCGTCCGCTCAGGACGTCGACACCGACGCGGTCGGACGGGCGGTGCGGGCCGCGACCGCGGTCGCGGGACCGGACGGGAGGCCCGGTGCGGCCCCGGCGGACCGACTCGCGGTGGTCCGGGCGCTCGGCGCCACCGCCCCGCTCCTGTCCGCGGGCACGGCCGGCGCGTCCTTCGCGACGCTCGCGGCGGTCGCCGCGGCCGACGTGCAGGCGGCGCGGGTCCTCGAACCACACCTCGACGCCCTCGCGATCCTCGCGCAGGCCGGCGTCGCCGCCCCGGCCGGGTCGTCGTGGGGCGTGTTCGCGGCCGAGGCGCCCGGGCTCCGGCTCGGCGCGACCGCGTCCTCCGCCGACCGGAACGTTCCGCCGGGACCGTCGCCAGCCGTGCCCTCCGGCACCGCGGTCGTGCTCGACGGGACGAAGCCGTGGTGCTCGCTCGCGTCGTCGCTCTCGCACGCCCTCGTCACGGCGCACCTCGGCGACGAACGGGTGCTCGTCGCGGTCGATCTGCGCCAGGGCGGTGTCACCGTGCACGACGAGGCCTGGGTCGCCCGCGGCATGCCGGACGTCCCGAGCGGACCGGTCGACCTCGACGGGGTCGCCGCGCAGACCGTGGGAGCACCCGGCTGGTACCTCCGTCGTCCCGGGTTCGCCTGGGGCGGGATCGGCGTCGCGGCGTGCTGGTGGGGCGGCACGGTCGGACTCGCACGGGTGCTCCGCGACCTCGCCCGGGCCCGCCCGGAGAGCGAGCTGCTGCAGGCCGCGCTCGGGGCGACCGTCCTCGACCTCGAGGACGCCGAGGACGCGGTCGCCACCGCCGCGGCCCGCATCGACGCGGTCGTCGCGGGTGGCGCGCCCGGCGCGGAGCCGGACTGGCCGCTGCTCGCGCAGACCGTCCGGTCGCGGGTGCGCCGCGCGGCCGACCGGGTGCGCGAGCGCGTCGTCCGGACGATCGGACCCGGTCCGCTCGCACAGGACCCCGCGGTCGCGGCGCGGGTCGCCGACCTCGAGCTCTACGTGCTCCAGGACCACGGCGACCGTGACCTCGCCCGCGTCGGCCGCATCGTCCTCGAGCGCGGCGGTGTCGCGTGGTGA